The Pochonia chlamydosporia 170 chromosome 1, whole genome shotgun sequence genome window below encodes:
- a CDS encoding proteasome subunit alpha 3 (similar to Trichoderma reesei QM6a XP_006961541.1), which yields MTSIGTGYDLLNSIFSPDGRNFQVEYAVKAVENGGTSIGIRCKDGVVLAVEKVVTSKLLKPGANKRIATVDSHIGVVYSGMVPDGRHFIDRARDESQSWRQNFKTPIPTSDLASRMGGYLQAYTMYGSVRPFGISAIVGGVDTSEETPVDGEVGSGPKCGAGGKVPGKHGGPFLYMIEPSGLYWGYYGAATGKGRQAAKAELEKLDLQSGNMTMEEAVKQAARIIYIAQKDNKDKDFELEMTWISGVDGPTKGRHVEVPKELREEAERLAKAEDDSDDDDENDKKDDDKMEE from the exons TG ACATCGATAGGAACGGGCTACGACCTTCTCAACTCCATCTTCTCACCAGATGGTCGTAACTTCCAGGTAGAATATGCAGTCAAAGCCGTCGAGAACGGAGGCACCTCCATCGGCATTCGATGCAAGGATGGTGTCGTCTTGGCAGTTGAGAAGGTGGTGACATCAAAGCTGCTAAAGCCAGGTGCAAACAAGCGCATTGCTACTGTTGACAGCCACATTGGAGTC GTCTACTCAGGAATGGTCCCCGACGGCAGACACTTCATCGACCGTGCCCGCGACGAATCCCAAAGCTGGCGCCAAAACTTCAAAACTCCGATCCCCACCTCCGACCTTGCCTCTAGAATGGGCGGCTACCTCCAGGCATACACCATGTACGGCTCCGTCCGACCATTCGGCATCAGCGCCATCGTCGGCGGCGTCGACACTTCGGAGGAAACCCCCGTTGACGGAGAAGTTGGCTCTGGTCCCAAGTGCGGCGCTGGCGGCAAGGTCCCCGGCAAGCATGGCGGCCCCTTTCTATACATGATTGAGCCCAGCGGTCTGTATTGGGGCTACTATGGCGCTGCTACTGGCAAGGGTCGTCaggcggccaaggcggagcttgagaagctggacCTGCAGTCGGGCAATATGACCATGGAGGAGGCTGTCAAGCAGGCCGCGCGTATTATCTACATTGCGCAGAAGGAtaacaaggacaaggattTTGAGTTGGAAATGACTTGGATTAGCGGCGTGGATGGCCCGACCAAGGGTCGTCATGTTGAGGTTCCGAAGGAGTTGAGAGAGGAGGCTGAGAGATTAGCAAAGGCAGAAGATGACtcggatgacgatgacgagaacgacaagaaggacgatGATAAGATGGAGGAATAG